One window of the Granulicella arctica genome contains the following:
- a CDS encoding DinB family protein: MMKQMIMTLALAGCCCVVSMQAQTSAAIPKIAPGTLIEPSRSFNGQLTDFETEMMGLAKAMPADRYNFAPSAAIFVPGQATEYKGVRTFGSMVGHIAQANYFYGSALGGLKVDVDVKSIGTLTDKDQIVAALAASFAFAHKAVGAMTEKNAFESVQGSSTRASLAGALVAHGFDHYGQLVEYLRMNGMVPPASMK; the protein is encoded by the coding sequence ATGATGAAGCAAATGATAATGACGCTGGCGCTGGCTGGTTGTTGCTGTGTGGTGAGCATGCAGGCGCAGACGAGTGCTGCGATCCCGAAGATTGCTCCAGGAACGCTGATCGAGCCCTCCAGATCGTTCAACGGACAACTGACTGACTTTGAGACGGAGATGATGGGCTTGGCAAAGGCGATGCCGGCAGACAGGTACAACTTTGCCCCAAGTGCGGCGATCTTTGTGCCGGGACAGGCGACGGAGTACAAAGGCGTACGGACGTTTGGGTCGATGGTGGGACACATCGCACAGGCGAATTACTTCTACGGCTCAGCGCTCGGTGGGTTGAAGGTCGACGTCGATGTCAAGTCCATTGGGACACTCACCGACAAAGATCAGATTGTGGCTGCACTGGCCGCGTCGTTCGCCTTTGCGCACAAGGCGGTCGGAGCGATGACGGAGAAGAATGCGTTTGAGAGTGTGCAGGGATCTTCGACACGGGCAAGCCTTGCAGGTGCCCTGGTCGCACACGGCTTTGATCATTATGGACAGCTGGTGGAGTATCTGCG
- a CDS encoding MFS transporter: MPAITAPGSAQNRQPSILTQTPLMALAIAAFGIGTSEFIIMGLLPNLAEDFHVSIPKAGALVSGYALSVTIGAPIVALATAKLERKFALLLLMGVFTLGNLACAIAPGYNLLFAARVLTALCHGAFFGIGSIVAANLVPRNQRSQAIALMFSGLTLANVLGVPAGTALGQAFGWRSAFWAIVPIGLIAATSVFLLVPKQPPSSAHLLHEFRVLRKPQVLLVLAMSVLSSASLFCIFTYIAPMLETVTHVSPHAVTLTLLLFGVGITIGNLLGGSLSDWRPMAFLNGALIVLIITNLILPFAEPFPIPAVVMILIWGAIQFAAGAPLQSRIVDQASSAPNLASTLNQGAFNFGNATGASLGGMMLTAGYTYRQLPIASAIVTCAALALAIISTRLDQRHAPQRVEA; encoded by the coding sequence ATGCCCGCTATAACAGCTCCCGGTTCCGCGCAGAATCGCCAGCCGAGCATCCTGACCCAAACCCCACTCATGGCCCTCGCCATCGCCGCCTTTGGCATTGGTACGTCCGAGTTCATCATCATGGGCCTGCTGCCCAACCTGGCAGAAGACTTTCACGTCTCGATACCCAAGGCCGGCGCCCTCGTCTCCGGCTATGCTCTCTCCGTTACGATCGGCGCGCCCATCGTCGCGCTCGCCACTGCCAAGCTCGAGCGCAAGTTTGCACTTCTCCTCCTCATGGGAGTCTTCACTCTTGGCAACCTGGCCTGCGCCATCGCTCCTGGCTATAACCTTCTCTTTGCCGCGCGCGTTCTTACTGCACTCTGCCACGGAGCCTTTTTCGGCATCGGCAGCATCGTCGCTGCAAACCTCGTTCCCCGCAACCAGCGCTCGCAAGCCATCGCCCTCATGTTCTCCGGTCTTACCCTGGCGAACGTTCTGGGGGTTCCCGCTGGCACCGCCCTCGGGCAGGCCTTCGGCTGGCGCTCTGCCTTCTGGGCCATCGTCCCGATCGGCCTCATCGCCGCCACCTCCGTCTTCCTGCTCGTGCCTAAGCAGCCTCCCAGCTCAGCCCATCTACTGCACGAGTTCCGCGTTCTCCGGAAGCCGCAGGTGCTGCTCGTCCTTGCGATGAGCGTCCTCTCATCGGCTTCGCTCTTCTGCATCTTCACCTACATCGCACCCATGCTCGAGACCGTCACCCACGTCTCGCCACACGCCGTCACGCTCACTCTTCTGCTCTTTGGTGTTGGCATTACCATCGGCAATCTTCTCGGCGGAAGCCTCAGCGACTGGCGACCTATGGCCTTCCTCAACGGAGCGCTCATCGTCCTCATCATCACCAACCTCATCCTGCCCTTCGCCGAGCCCTTCCCCATTCCCGCTGTCGTCATGATCCTGATCTGGGGAGCAATTCAGTTCGCCGCCGGAGCGCCGCTCCAATCCCGCATCGTGGACCAAGCCTCAAGTGCGCCGAACCTCGCCTCCACTTTGAATCAGGGAGCCTTCAACTTTGGCAACGCCACCGGAGCATCGCTCGGCGGCATGATGCTCACCGCCGGCTACACCTACCGCCAACTCCCCATCGCCAGCGCCATCGTTACCTGCGCTGCCCTCGCGCTTGCTATCATCTCCACTCGCCTCGACCAGCGTCACGCACCACAGCGCGTTGAGGCATAG